In the Aliarcobacter cryaerophilus genome, one interval contains:
- a CDS encoding substrate-binding domain-containing protein, giving the protein MSFKKTSMALIASTLLVTTLSARDQIKIVGSSTVYPFSSSVAEEFGATTSFPTPVVESTGTGGGIKLFCAGVDINTPDIANASRQMKASEFKMCQENGVTDITEALIGFDGIAIAQSSKVQGFNVTKEQLALAVAKEVPSADGKSLIANPYKKWSDISNNLPAREIIVYGPPKSSGTRDSFEELVLQSVFEKKAVYTDLFKKDEVANKKYKAYSEIRTDGVYVESGENDNLIVQKLTKNEAAVGIFGYSFLAENKDKVVGLSIDNIFPTVETIANSSYPVARSMYFYIKNQHSKDVPALNQFNKLFVSEKMIGKDGVLTELGLIPLTDDVRTKARAKVLNNEKLKAEDLKH; this is encoded by the coding sequence ATGAGTTTCAAAAAAACATCTATGGCTTTAATAGCAAGTACACTTTTAGTTACAACTTTAAGTGCAAGAGATCAAATCAAAATTGTTGGTTCATCAACAGTTTATCCTTTTTCATCTTCAGTTGCTGAAGAGTTTGGTGCTACAACATCTTTTCCAACACCAGTTGTTGAATCAACAGGAACAGGTGGAGGAATAAAACTATTTTGTGCTGGAGTTGATATAAATACTCCAGATATTGCAAATGCTTCAAGACAAATGAAAGCAAGCGAATTTAAAATGTGTCAAGAAAATGGTGTTACAGATATAACTGAAGCATTAATCGGTTTTGACGGAATCGCTATTGCACAAAGTTCAAAAGTACAAGGTTTTAATGTAACAAAAGAGCAATTAGCACTAGCGGTAGCAAAAGAAGTTCCATCAGCTGATGGAAAATCACTTATTGCAAACCCTTACAAAAAATGGTCAGATATTAGTAATAATTTGCCTGCTAGAGAAATTATTGTTTATGGTCCACCAAAATCATCAGGTACTAGAGACTCTTTTGAAGAGTTAGTACTTCAATCTGTGTTTGAGAAAAAAGCAGTTTATACAGATTTATTTAAAAAAGATGAAGTTGCAAATAAAAAATATAAAGCTTACTCTGAAATTAGAACAGATGGTGTTTATGTTGAAAGTGGTGAAAATGATAATTTAATAGTACAAAAGCTTACAAAAAATGAAGCTGCTGTTGGTATTTTTGGATACTCATTTTTAGCTGAAAACAAAGATAAAGTTGTTGGTTTAAGTATTGATAATATTTTCCCAACAGTTGAAACTATTGCAAATAGCTCATATCCAGTTGCAAGATCTATGTATTTTTATATCAAAAATCAACACTCTAAAGATGTTCCAGCTTTAAATCAATTTAATAAACTTTTCGTATCTGAAAAGATGATTGGAAAAGATGGAGTTTTAACAGAGTTAGGACTTATTCCATTAACTGATGATGTAAGAACAAAAGCTAGAGCAAAAGTTTTAAATAACGAAAAATTAAAAGCAGAAGATTTAAAACACTAA
- a CDS encoding L,D-transpeptidase, which produces MKKSLFLILILPFCLFANEKKYTVSVCTTSNLENALVCKKRIYDNTIGEVFIVKQNQKYYTYLNTYDDKEIAKVTIQNASKYVKDQKPYIKEIDIKIVNQIDKRKLFIDIDNPISLNSTKDNSLNKDKENREQEEKEFERVKPEAVNIPIVSMLPENIEILGLLPYDNQNIEKNEKNPETKIEYELKSEIDFGNQSSNDILSQEDEEELLQTSLNEFDEQIKKGSKSNQTFTKSYEKKVSKSNLPKEQRRNLNNYDELIIRVDSKTNVMELFAKNGENEEKIKSYIVSTGKDSIKKPLGVGRISQISLNPVWYPTQDTKKSFAKKGIILPNVVPPNHKYNYMGMAKLNLTHSVDGNTTYRIHGTLNEKTLGSNESAGCIRMRNNDVVELAILLEEFANIKTLNKIKVVLI; this is translated from the coding sequence ATGAAAAAAAGTCTGTTTTTGATTTTGATTTTACCTTTTTGTCTATTTGCAAATGAGAAAAAATATACTGTTTCAGTTTGTACAACTTCAAATTTAGAAAATGCACTTGTATGTAAAAAAAGAATCTATGATAATACTATTGGCGAGGTTTTTATAGTAAAACAAAATCAAAAATACTATACATATTTAAATACTTACGATGACAAAGAGATAGCAAAAGTTACAATACAAAATGCTTCTAAATATGTAAAAGATCAAAAACCTTACATAAAAGAGATTGATATAAAAATTGTAAATCAAATTGATAAAAGAAAACTTTTTATAGATATAGATAATCCAATTAGTTTAAATAGTACAAAAGATAACTCTTTGAACAAAGATAAAGAAAATAGAGAACAAGAAGAAAAAGAGTTTGAAAGGGTAAAACCTGAAGCTGTAAATATTCCAATAGTTTCAATGTTGCCTGAAAATATTGAAATTTTGGGACTTTTGCCTTATGATAATCAAAATATAGAAAAAAATGAAAAAAATCCTGAAACTAAAATAGAGTATGAACTAAAAAGTGAGATAGATTTTGGAAATCAATCTTCAAATGATATTTTAAGCCAAGAGGATGAAGAAGAACTTTTACAAACAAGTCTAAATGAGTTTGATGAACAGATAAAAAAAGGCTCAAAAAGTAATCAAACTTTTACAAAATCTTATGAAAAAAAAGTTTCAAAATCAAATTTACCAAAAGAACAAAGAAGAAATCTAAATAACTACGATGAGTTAATAATAAGAGTAGATTCAAAAACAAATGTTATGGAACTTTTTGCAAAAAATGGTGAAAATGAAGAAAAAATAAAAAGCTACATTGTTTCAACAGGAAAAGATAGTATAAAAAAACCATTAGGAGTTGGAAGAATTTCACAAATTTCACTAAATCCAGTTTGGTATCCAACACAAGATACTAAAAAAAGCTTTGCAAAAAAAGGGATAATCTTACCAAATGTAGTACCACCAAATCATAAATACAACTATATGGGAATGGCAAAATTAAATCTAACTCATAGTGTTGATGGAAATACAACATATAGAATTCATGGAACTCTAAATGAAAAAACTCTAGGAAGCAACGAAAGTGCTGGATGTATTAGAATGAGAAATAACGATGTTGTAGAACTAGCAATTTTACTAGAAGAGTTTGCCAATATTAAAACTTTAAATAAAATAAAGGTAGTTTTAATCTAA
- the tilS gene encoding tRNA lysidine(34) synthetase TilS has product MIFDFSRIKNSKNLLAFSGGVDSSALFFLLLNHKIDFDMAIVNYNTREQSKDEIEYALNLAKEYKKEIFIKDVKLENSSNFEKNARDIRYSFFEQIIKENSYETLITAHQLNDRLEWFLMQLSKGAGLVELFGIREFEEKKDYKIFRPLLNVSKDELENYLKENKIKYFIDSSNIDEKYKRNYFRHNFSDKFLNEFKSGIKNSFSFLEDDLNSLNLKLEPVITIEELEVFENLKDDNLNLRVIDKSLKRRGVLLSKKQRDEIIKQKEITISHKINIAITQKYILIAPKVEMILPKDFKEICRIQKIPQNMRAYIFSKDILKELKLSFI; this is encoded by the coding sequence ATGATTTTTGATTTTAGTAGGATAAAAAATAGCAAAAATCTTCTAGCCTTTTCAGGTGGAGTTGATAGTAGTGCTCTTTTTTTCTTACTTCTAAATCACAAAATTGATTTTGATATGGCAATTGTAAACTATAATACAAGAGAACAATCAAAAGATGAAATAGAATATGCTTTAAATTTAGCAAAAGAGTATAAAAAAGAGATATTTATTAAAGATGTTAAACTAGAAAATAGTTCAAACTTTGAAAAAAATGCAAGAGATATAAGATATAGTTTTTTTGAACAAATTATAAAAGAAAATTCTTATGAAACTCTTATAACAGCTCACCAATTAAATGACCGTTTAGAGTGGTTTTTAATGCAACTATCAAAAGGTGCTGGACTGGTTGAACTTTTTGGAATAAGAGAGTTTGAAGAAAAAAAAGATTATAAAATTTTTCGTCCACTTTTAAATGTAAGCAAAGATGAGTTAGAAAATTATTTAAAAGAGAATAAAATAAAATATTTTATAGATAGCTCAAATATAGATGAAAAATATAAAAGAAACTACTTTAGACACAATTTTTCAGATAAATTTTTAAATGAGTTCAAAAGTGGAATTAAAAATAGCTTCTCTTTTTTGGAAGATGATTTAAACTCTTTAAATCTTAAATTAGAGCCTGTAATAACTATTGAAGAGTTAGAAGTTTTTGAGAACTTAAAAGATGATAATCTAAACCTTAGAGTTATTGACAAATCTTTAAAAAGAAGAGGAGTTTTGTTAAGTAAAAAACAAAGAGATGAGATAATCAAACAAAAAGAGATTACAATTTCTCACAAAATAAATATTGCAATTACTCAAAAATATATCTTAATAGCTCCAAAAGTAGAAATGATATTACCAAAAGATTTTAAAGAGATTTGTAGAATTCAAAAAATTCCACAAAATATGAGAGCTTATATTTTTTCTAAAGATATTTTAAAAGAGCTAAAACTGAGTTTTATTTAG
- the panC gene encoding pantoate--beta-alanine ligase — translation MQIVKTIEELQNIRKNLNGNIGFVPTMGALHDGHISLIRKAKDENEVVIVSIFVNPTQFLKGEDLNKYPRKEEADIKICQMCKVDYLFIPQINSMYEKDEILIKAPINSYVLEGFTRPGHFDGVLQVVLKLFNLTLPKNAYFGKKDAQQLALIQQMVKNLFLPINIIACDIVRESSGLALSSRNVYLTPEQKEEALKISKSIYMAGNLIAKGERDSKIVKDKIYEILENLDVEYVRVVNKRFDEIEKIEPSNTIILVVVRFGNVRLLDNIWM, via the coding sequence TTGCAAATAGTTAAAACTATAGAAGAGTTACAAAATATTAGAAAAAATTTGAATGGAAATATTGGATTTGTTCCAACAATGGGAGCTTTACATGATGGACATATTTCACTAATCAGAAAAGCAAAAGATGAAAATGAGGTTGTAATAGTATCTATTTTTGTAAATCCTACACAATTTTTAAAAGGTGAAGATTTAAATAAATATCCAAGAAAAGAGGAAGCAGATATTAAAATTTGTCAAATGTGTAAAGTTGATTATCTTTTTATACCCCAGATAAACAGTATGTATGAAAAAGATGAAATTTTAATAAAAGCTCCTATTAATAGTTATGTACTTGAAGGATTTACAAGACCAGGACATTTTGATGGAGTATTGCAAGTTGTTTTAAAATTGTTTAATCTCACACTTCCTAAAAATGCTTACTTTGGGAAAAAAGATGCTCAACAACTAGCACTTATACAACAAATGGTAAAAAATCTATTTTTACCTATAAATATTATTGCTTGTGATATTGTAAGAGAAAGTAGCGGATTAGCTCTTAGTTCTAGAAATGTATATTTAACTCCTGAACAAAAAGAGGAAGCTCTTAAAATTTCAAAATCTATTTATATGGCTGGAAATCTAATAGCAAAAGGGGAGCGAGATTCAAAAATAGTAAAAGATAAAATCTATGAAATTTTAGAAAATCTTGATGTAGAGTATGTGAGAGTTGTAAATAAAAGATTTGATGAAATAGAAAAAATAGAACCATCAAACACAATAATTTTAGTTGTTGTTAGATTTGGAAATGTAAGACTTCTTGATAATATTTGGATGTAA
- a CDS encoding META domain-containing protein: MFKKSNFFLTILILILGLALNSFSSTKGLETASNNQVLKNTKWELKSLNKKDIKKVEKVAIINFEKENKVFGNLGCNSFFGKVDIKPNNINISKVGSTMMMCSDMSVERDYMEVLNTVTTYKVDGNSLIFFDKNNKEIARFIKR; encoded by the coding sequence ATGTTTAAGAAATCAAATTTCTTTTTGACTATTTTGATACTTATTTTAGGATTAGCTTTAAACTCTTTTAGTTCAACTAAAGGATTAGAGACAGCAAGTAATAATCAAGTCTTAAAAAATACAAAGTGGGAACTTAAAAGCTTAAATAAAAAAGATATAAAAAAAGTTGAAAAAGTTGCTATTATAAATTTTGAAAAAGAGAATAAAGTTTTTGGAAATTTAGGTTGTAATAGCTTTTTTGGAAAAGTTGACATAAAACCAAATAATATTAATATCTCTAAAGTTGGTAGCACTATGATGATGTGTTCTGATATGAGTGTAGAACGTGATTATATGGAAGTTTTAAATACAGTAACAACTTATAAAGTAGATGGAAACAGTTTAATATTTTTTGATAAGAACAATAAAGAGATAGCAAGATTTATAAAAAGATAG
- a CDS encoding OmpA family protein, with product MYKRNEKNKNQEENFWVSYADLMAGLLFVFILVIASIVIKYLYTQHSLADSEDAKSKLFYELAKTKNMYEKSLEDLKDANQKIVLSNKEIEKLKALLLEYDINIKDEKSKNDSLSLALNDSSNQIALKDEELKLLADKLLVQTQIHQKMVEEFDIAKLKIKTLTGIKLNVIAKLKEKLGNSIHVDEKSGAIKFSSNILFDQNSYILKEEAKKELSSVLKNYLSLLLDDKEISKYIENITIEGHTNSDGTYLANLLLSQQRALAVMQFLYESNIVDKKLLSTFVNSSGRSSADLILDKKGVEDKDASRRIEIKFNIKNEEAIREIQNYLDKQNENRVQ from the coding sequence ATGTATAAAAGAAATGAAAAAAACAAAAATCAAGAGGAGAACTTTTGGGTTTCTTATGCTGATTTGATGGCTGGATTGCTTTTTGTATTTATTTTGGTAATTGCATCAATAGTTATAAAATATCTATATACTCAACACAGCCTTGCAGATAGTGAAGATGCAAAATCAAAGCTATTTTATGAGTTAGCAAAAACAAAAAATATGTATGAAAAGAGTTTAGAAGATTTAAAAGATGCAAACCAAAAAATAGTTTTAAGCAATAAAGAGATTGAAAAACTAAAAGCTCTTTTGCTTGAGTATGATATTAATATAAAAGATGAAAAGAGTAAAAATGATAGTTTATCTTTAGCTTTAAATGATAGTTCAAATCAAATTGCTTTAAAAGATGAGGAGTTAAAACTTTTAGCAGATAAACTTTTGGTGCAAACACAAATTCACCAAAAAATGGTAGAAGAGTTTGATATTGCAAAGTTAAAGATAAAAACTTTAACAGGAATAAAGCTAAATGTTATAGCTAAATTAAAAGAGAAGCTAGGTAACTCTATACATGTAGATGAAAAAAGTGGGGCTATAAAATTTTCATCAAATATATTATTTGATCAAAACTCTTATATTTTAAAAGAGGAAGCTAAAAAAGAGTTAAGTAGTGTTTTGAAAAACTATCTTTCACTTTTATTAGATGATAAAGAGATATCAAAATATATTGAAAATATAACTATTGAAGGTCATACAAATAGTGATGGAACATATTTGGCAAATCTTTTATTATCTCAACAAAGAGCACTTGCAGTTATGCAGTTTTTATATGAATCAAATATTGTAGATAAAAAGCTTTTAAGTACTTTTGTAAACTCAAGTGGAAGAAGTTCTGCTGATTTGATTTTAGATAAAAAAGGTGTTGAAGATAAAGATGCTTCAAGAAGAATTGAAATCAAATTTAATATTAAAAATGAAGAAGCTATAAGAGAGATACAAAATTATTTGGATAAACAAAATGAAAATAGAGTTCAGTGA
- a CDS encoding PhnA domain-containing protein — MGILEDLIKRAENSCELCKCENDLDIFEVSPSDGTAEQSALLCPKCKSQFEQNCELDPNHWYCLSEAMWSETPAVKVLSYRMLKKLDNQELLDMIYLDDETLSWANKGLEEFNTSVVQKDCNGVVLNAGDTVTIIKDLEVKGAGFTAKRGTAVRNISLGSEEGQIEGRVNGVKIVILTQFVKKS; from the coding sequence ATGGGTATTTTAGAAGATTTAATAAAAAGAGCAGAAAATAGTTGCGAACTTTGTAAATGTGAAAATGATTTAGATATTTTTGAAGTATCACCAAGTGATGGAACAGCAGAACAATCTGCACTTTTATGTCCAAAATGTAAATCACAATTTGAACAAAATTGTGAACTTGATCCAAACCATTGGTACTGCCTAAGTGAAGCTATGTGGAGCGAAACTCCTGCAGTAAAAGTTTTATCATACAGAATGTTAAAAAAACTAGACAATCAAGAGCTATTGGATATGATTTATTTAGATGATGAAACTTTATCTTGGGCAAATAAAGGTTTAGAAGAGTTTAACACTAGTGTTGTACAAAAAGATTGTAATGGTGTTGTTTTAAATGCTGGAGATACAGTTACTATAATCAAAGACCTTGAAGTAAAAGGTGCTGGATTTACTGCAAAAAGAGGAACTGCTGTAAGAAATATCTCATTAGGAAGTGAAGAAGGACAGATAGAAGGTCGTGTAAATGGTGTTAAAATAGTTATTCTAACTCAATTTGTAAAAAAATCTTAA
- a CDS encoding MotA/TolQ/ExbB proton channel family protein → MFKEEDLIELNSRFYTNCKPLSRIFTLLTVPTLLFILVILCYFGVLPLKVEIHSVILIGAIYFIYLFFIRHNAYFVACKFRTLYADLQIALLDYINNNLLTIAQTSKANGSVDDFLQDYTSNLRNSNFSSIASGIFPTLGILGTFISIALSMPDFTSNNIAALDSEITKLLSGVGTAFYVSIYGIFLSIWWIFFEKFGLSRFHHDSYIIKESTKNFFWTKIDIESIHIKSNIDNFSSMSKIFAELTSSQAMYDINRSIEQRAKSIDELLQKEYMLSLRIDENIANFEKLASAVEKLSLQSNSQTMIFKDVSDNLNKNILELNSHMNNLSSENLKAIYTNIVKSIETMKSDMEKIEWKFEEGLKESLRQIDLQTANIVKDLTIFKDLSK, encoded by the coding sequence ATGTTTAAAGAGGAAGATTTAATTGAGTTAAACTCAAGATTTTATACAAATTGTAAACCACTTTCAAGAATTTTCACACTACTTACTGTGCCTACTTTATTATTTATTTTGGTTATTTTATGTTATTTTGGAGTTTTGCCACTAAAAGTTGAGATACATAGCGTTATTTTGATTGGTGCAATATATTTTATATATCTATTTTTTATTAGACACAATGCCTATTTTGTAGCTTGTAAGTTTAGAACTTTATATGCAGATTTACAAATAGCTTTACTTGATTATATAAACAACAATCTTTTAACAATTGCTCAAACTTCAAAAGCAAATGGAAGTGTAGATGATTTTTTACAAGATTACACAAGTAATTTAAGAAATAGTAATTTTTCAAGTATTGCAAGTGGAATTTTCCCAACTTTAGGAATTTTGGGAACTTTTATATCAATAGCTTTATCTATGCCTGATTTTACATCAAATAATATCGCTGCACTTGATAGTGAAATTACTAAACTTTTAAGTGGAGTTGGAACAGCTTTTTATGTATCAATTTATGGAATATTTTTATCTATTTGGTGGATATTCTTTGAAAAATTTGGTCTTAGTAGATTTCATCACGATAGTTATATTATAAAAGAGAGTACAAAAAACTTTTTTTGGACAAAAATAGATATAGAGTCAATTCATATAAAAAGTAATATAGATAACTTTTCTAGTATGAGTAAAATTTTTGCAGAGTTAACTTCTAGCCAAGCTATGTATGATATAAATAGATCAATAGAACAAAGAGCAAAAAGTATTGATGAATTACTACAAAAAGAGTATATGTTGTCTCTAAGAATTGATGAAAATATTGCGAATTTTGAAAAATTAGCAAGTGCTGTTGAAAAATTATCTCTACAATCAAATTCACAAACAATGATTTTCAAAGATGTTTCAGATAACTTAAATAAAAATATTCTTGAATTAAATTCTCATATGAATAATTTAAGTAGTGAAAATCTAAAAGCAATATATACAAATATTGTAAAAAGTATTGAAACTATGAAAAGTGATATGGAAAAAATAGAGTGGAAATTTGAAGAGGGATTAAAAGAGTCTTTACGACAAATAGATTTACAAACAGCAAATATAGTAAAAGATTTGACTATTTTTAAAGATTTATCAAAGTAG
- a CDS encoding HPP family protein: MNFFNKEFRKISLENIDKSNMFWAWIGSFLGIIAISYFHMDILDDKDLTLVVGSFGASAVLIYGVPNSPLSQPRNLIGGHLLSAIVGVISYKLFSSNLFLATAIAVSTSILIMQLTLTLHPPGGATSLIAVIGGEQIHELEFFYILIPVFSGALILFLIAFIVNNIPKNRAYPESFKNYLKKKYQRYKRRSLKRDKK; the protein is encoded by the coding sequence ATGAATTTTTTTAATAAAGAGTTTAGAAAAATAAGTTTAGAAAATATTGATAAATCAAATATGTTTTGGGCTTGGATAGGTTCTTTTTTAGGGATTATTGCAATTTCATATTTTCACATGGATATTTTAGATGATAAAGATTTAACTTTAGTTGTTGGTTCTTTTGGAGCAAGTGCTGTATTGATTTATGGAGTTCCTAATTCCCCTTTATCTCAGCCTAGAAATTTAATAGGAGGACATTTATTATCTGCTATTGTAGGAGTTATCTCATATAAGCTTTTTTCTTCAAATCTATTTTTAGCAACAGCAATTGCTGTTTCAACATCTATATTAATTATGCAATTAACTCTAACTTTACATCCTCCAGGAGGTGCAACTTCATTAATAGCAGTTATTGGAGGTGAACAAATACATGAGCTTGAATTTTTTTATATTTTAATTCCAGTTTTTAGTGGAGCTTTAATTCTATTTTTAATTGCATTTATAGTAAATAATATTCCCAAAAATAGGGCATATCCAGAGAGTTTTAAAAATTATCTAAAAAAGAAGTATCAAAGATATAAAAGAAGAAGTTTGAAAAGAGACAAAAAGTAG
- the rimO gene encoding 30S ribosomal protein S12 methylthiotransferase RimO codes for MKFSEEKPKKKLHMVSLGCTKNLVDSEVMLGKLKDYELTDDESEADLIIVNTCGFIDSAKEESINTTLNLHNERKKDSVLVMAGCLSERYKDDLQKELTEIDIFTGVGDYDKIDRLVHEKRSSFSNEVFLASEENDRVITGSNYHAYVKLSEGCNQSCSFCAIPSFKGKLHSRTLESLVKEVTNLVKKGYKDFSFVSQDSSSYLRDLGHNDGLEQLIDAVEKIDGVKTARILYLYPSTTTHNLIDKIADSKVFVNYFDMPLQHISQNMLKIMKRGKGAEKLIELMNYMRSKPNSFVRTTFIAGHPGESEDDFEELCSFVEDFGFDRGNVFSYSDEEGTSAETRDDKIEQELIDERAEILGDIISQTTIKSLENDIGKSFEVYIDGESQEHEYLLSARKTIWAPQIDGEIYINDNEDNIPIVFGEIYEVEATELAGDKLLAKIIRKV; via the coding sequence ATGAAATTTAGTGAAGAAAAACCAAAGAAAAAACTACATATGGTAAGCCTTGGATGTACAAAAAATTTAGTTGATAGTGAAGTAATGTTAGGAAAACTAAAAGATTATGAACTAACAGATGATGAGAGTGAAGCTGATTTAATCATTGTAAATACATGCGGATTTATAGATAGTGCAAAAGAAGAGAGCATAAATACAACTTTAAATTTACACAATGAAAGAAAAAAAGATTCTGTTTTAGTTATGGCTGGATGTTTAAGTGAAAGATATAAAGATGATTTACAAAAAGAGCTTACTGAAATAGATATTTTCACAGGTGTTGGAGATTATGACAAAATAGATAGATTGGTTCATGAAAAAAGAAGTAGTTTTTCAAATGAGGTTTTTCTAGCAAGTGAAGAAAACGATAGAGTAATAACAGGTTCAAACTATCATGCTTATGTAAAATTAAGTGAAGGATGTAATCAAAGTTGTTCATTTTGTGCTATTCCATCATTTAAAGGAAAACTTCACTCAAGAACACTTGAATCACTTGTAAAAGAGGTTACAAACCTAGTAAAAAAAGGGTATAAAGATTTCTCTTTTGTATCTCAAGATTCATCATCATATTTAAGAGATTTAGGACACAATGATGGATTAGAACAATTAATTGATGCTGTTGAAAAAATAGATGGAGTAAAAACAGCCAGAATTTTATATCTATATCCTAGTACAACCACACACAATTTGATAGATAAAATTGCAGACTCAAAAGTTTTTGTAAACTACTTTGATATGCCACTTCAACATATATCTCAAAATATGTTAAAAATTATGAAAAGAGGTAAAGGTGCTGAAAAATTAATTGAACTCATGAACTATATGAGATCAAAACCAAACTCTTTTGTAAGAACAACTTTTATAGCTGGACATCCAGGAGAGAGTGAAGATGATTTTGAAGAGCTTTGCTCTTTTGTAGAAGATTTTGGATTTGATAGAGGAAATGTTTTTTCATATTCTGATGAAGAAGGAACATCAGCAGAAACTAGAGATGATAAAATTGAGCAAGAGTTAATAGATGAAAGAGCTGAAATTTTAGGTGATATAATTTCTCAAACAACTATTAAATCTTTAGAAAATGATATTGGAAAAAGTTTTGAAGTTTATATTGATGGAGAAAGCCAAGAGCATGAATATCTTTTAAGTGCTAGAAAAACTATTTGGGCTCCACAAATTGATGGAGAAATATATATAAATGATAATGAAGATAATATACCAATAGTTTTTGGTGAGATTTATGAAGTAGAAGCAACTGAACTAGCTGGTGATAAACTTCTAGCAAAGATTATAAGAAAAGTATAA